ATGTTTAATAATACCAATGATCTCAGTTTTGCCGGTCCTGACGGCCGTGATCTTGTGTATATGACCCACATAGAAGACAATATAGAGATTAACGATGAATCAACCGTTGAGTTTGGCGGATCGTTTGCTGTCTCACCGAGTGATGATGGGCACGGACATAATAAAACTGTAATGGAAGGCGCAGATATTACCTATAAATGGCGGCCGCTAAAAAAAGGTTTATACACATCGCTTGTGTTTCAAAATGAAGTGTTTGCGTGTCAAAAAACATTGGTTTACGAAGACGCGCGAAACCGTCATGATTCGTGGGGTATGTATTCATCTTTGGTGTACCAATTCATGAAACGGTGGTCAGCGTTTACCCGGTATGATTTTAGTGAGTTTCCAAATGTTTCAAGCCGGCATGAACATGCAGTATCGGGCGGCCTTACGTTTGCGCAAAGTGAGTATTGTTTTTGGCGGGTGCAGTACAAGCACACTGAACGTAACTTTGATAAGGAAGAAAATGAGATCTGGTTACAGCTGAATTTTGGGCTTGGGCCGCACAGAAAGCATGAATATTAAAAAGGCAAAAATACAAATAAACAAATATTTTGGGTGCGAACTATGGATAAGGGGTGCATGATGCGAAGTATTATTATATTATTACTGTGTATGTGCTGTACGAGTACTGTGTACGCAAAAGGCAAACTAAATGTTCTTACGACAACGCAGGATCTTGCGTCAATAGCGCGCTCTATTGGAGGAGATAAAGTTAAAGTAAGTGCATTATGTAAAGGATATCAGGATCCCCATTCGCTTCGGGCTAAACCTTCATACATGCTTAAAGCCAAAAAAGCCGATCTTTTTATTCGAGTAGGACTTGAACTTGAGATAGGATATGAAGATCTTATTATTGACGGTTCTCGAAATAGAAAGATACGTATCGGCACATTAGGGCATCTCGATACATCTCTCGGTGTTATGCTTCTTGAAGCACCCACAACACAGCGCGTTGACCGATCAATGGGTGATGTGCACCCGATGGGGAACCCTCATTACTGGCTTGATCCTCTAAATGCAAAGATTATTGCGGCAAATATCGCTGTGCGTTTAAGTGAGCTTTTACCAAAATATAAAGAGTATTTTTATAATAACCTTACTGATTTTGACAAAAAGATCGATGTAAAAATGATAGAATGGACTGCTGAGCTTGCACCGTATCAAGGAGAGAAAATTGCCATATATCACCGTAGCTGGCCGTATTTTTTTCGCAGGTTTGGTCTTGTTGATGTGTGCGAGCTCGAACCGAAACCGGGTATTTGTCCCTCACCGGGGCATCTTGCTGAGGTTATTGGTATCATGAAGCGCGATAAAGTTAAAGCAATTTTAATGGAAGTATTTTATGATGAAAAACCAGCTGATTTTGTTGCGAATGAAACCGGTGCGAAAGTGATTATTGTGCCAAACTCTGTCGGTGGAACAAAAGAAGCAAAAGATTATTTTTCTTTGATTGATACGATTGTTAATGATATCGCTTCTGCATTAAAGGGAGAAAAGACTAACTAAACAAACATCAAATACCAGTGACCAAATAAAAATCAATAACCAGAATATAGGATAGCGTATTTAATGAATGGTATATATTGGAAATTGAGATTTGGAATTTGGAATTTTAAATTACTGTAGGGAATTTTATGGATATATTAAAGTTGATGCTTGCGCCACTTGCGATGTGTTTGGTGCTTACCGGTATACATTGTTATTTAGGGCTTCATATCGTGTCGCGCGGCGTGATATTTGTTGATCTAGCGCTTGCGCAAATTGCTGCGTTTGGCACAGCAGTAGCGCTACTCGTAGGTTTTGAAGCGGCAACAAGCGGATCGTATATTATATCTCTTCTTTTTACATTTGTTGGGGCGGGTATTTTTTCTTTTTCACGTGTACGCGAAAAAGATGTTCCGCAGGAAGCAATAATCGGTATTGTGTACGTTGTTTTTAGCGCTGCCGCAATACTTATTCTAGAAAAAGCGCCTCATGGACATGAAGTGATGCGTACCATGCTTATTGGCAGTGTGCTTTACACTACGTGGCCACAGGTAATGCATATACTAGGACTTTATTTAGCGATAGGCGTTTTTCATTTCATAATGAGAAAGAAATTCTTTCTAGTTTCTATGAATGTTGATGAGGCTCGTAGGCAGGGATTGTCAATACCATATTTAGATTTCTTATTTTATATGACACTCGGGTTTGTGGTGACTAGTTCGGTAAAGGTAGCGGGTGTGCTTCTCGTTTTTAGCTATCTCGTTGTTCCCGCAGTGTGTGCGATGCTCTTGGTTAAAAGAATTATCCATAGATTAATTTTAGGATGGGGTATAGGGCTTGTCGTAAGTGTCCTAGGGCTGTACGTGTCTTGTCAGTGGGATCTGCCTACGGGTGCTTCAATCGTTACCACTTTTGGTGTTGCGCTTATTGTATCAAGTTTGCTATCGTTTATATTACATATAAAACATAAGGAAATTGTATGAAGTCGTTTTTAGCGAAAATATGTTCTTGGTGTCCGTGGTGTATATTTGAACGGGCATGCCCACATCTTTTTAGAAGTACGTTTTTTAAAAAACTTAAAAAGATCTGTCCGTTTTGTCGTGCGTATGAACGTGAGCGGAAACAAAGAGTTGAAGAGAACCATGCGGTATATGAAAAACGTATGAAGTGCTATAAAGAACAGGGTCTAGCCGTTGAAAAAGTAAATGAGTTTATTATTCACTGTGCCGGTAATTTCTCTGAGCCGATACTTGATGTTGGTACAGGAAGAGGATATTTTGCGGTTGCTCTTGCTCGAACTGGTGTGAATCTTACGACAATAGACATTTCAAAGGAACAACAGCTTACCGCGAAACTGAATGCTGACTATTTTACCGTCCTAAATAATATCCGTTTTCTTATCCGAAAAGCGCATTATAGCGGATTTAAGAAAAATTCGTTTAATACGATTTTCTGTGTTAATGCCGTTCATCATTTCGGTAAGCCATACATGGTGATAGATGAACTCGTATCATTATTAAAAGTAAACGGGAAGATGATACTTGCTGATATGGATGAAAACGGATTGCGTATCATTGATCGTATACATGCAACAGAAGGTAAAAAGCACAAAAAAGCGGGTGTAACAATAAATGATATTGAAAAGTATTTAACTGATATGCCTGGAATAATCCTATCTCGCAATGAAGAACACAATGAAATTGTCCTCACAATCGAAAAAAAGTGACTTCGTCACGTTCTCACTTTTTGCTACTTTAGCATATTTTTCACTTCCCCCTGTAATACCAATGCGATAATGTCCTCTTTAGTATTCAGTATTAAACAATTTTATTGTATATACAAAATATTATTGATATATTTATACTAAATAAAGAGGTATTCTTTGTTTTCTGTTAAGGAATTTTCTAAAAAAGCGAACAATAAAAGAGCAGGATCTTGCAAACGCAGTAAGGTTAGGTGTGAAGTGAGAAAATCAGAAGAAATATATCGAGATATTCTTGAAAATGCCAACGATCTAATACAATGCGTAGATGTTAAGGGTAAATTTGTATATGTGAATCAAAAATGGTTAAAAACATTAGAATATAACGAAAATGAGGTAAAGAAAATATCTTTAATGGCTGTTATACGTAAAGATCAAGTGCCCCATTGCATAGGACTTTTAAAAAGAATTTGTAATGGTGAAACCTTTGATAACATTGAAACTGTTTTTGTATCTAAAACAGGGAAAGAAATCTTTGTAGAAGGAAATGTAAATGCCCATTTTGAGGATGGTAAATTTATTTCAACACGAGGGATATTTAGAGATATCACTGAACGCAAGCGCAGGGAGGAAGAGCTAAGGCAAAGTGAGAAATTTAGTTCCAGCCTTCTGGATAATTCTCCTAATCCCCTTGTAGTTATCAATCCGGATACATCGATAAGATATGTGAATTCTGCCTTGGAAAGCATAACCGGTTTTTCTTTTGAAGAACTGATCGGCAAAAAGACTCCATATCCTTGGTGGACAAAAGAGACATTGCGTAAAACAGGAAAGGACTTTAAGAGAGTTTTGGGAAAAGGAGCATTAAAACTTGAAGAACTTTTCCAAAAAAAGAACGGAAAAAGATTCTGGGTAGAGATAACATCAACTCCTGTCAAAAGTGCCGGGAGATTTGAATATTACTTATCAAATTGGGTTGATATCACTGAGCGCAAGAAGGCGAAAGAAAGCATAAGACATTTAAAGGAATACAGTGAAAATATTGTTGCAAGTGTGCTGACAGCAATAGCTATCTGTCGTAAGGATTTAAGTATATCTTTGGTAAATAAAGAATTTTATAGAATATTTGGCGGAGACAATAATGTGATTGTCGGAAAGAATCTAAATGACATACTTGGTCCTGAAGTTATAACAAAAGAAAATTTATTAAATATAGCATTAAAGGTTTTTAATGCAAGTCAACCTTCTAATGAGATGGAGTTAGATTATATATTTCCTAAAATAGGAAGAAAAATTCTTAATTTAAGGATAGTTGGCATATCACGTGAAGAAGAAGAAGAAGAAGAAGTATTAATTCTTATAAATGATATCACCGAAAAGAAAGAAATGACTACCAAACTCATACATTCCGACAAAATGGCTTCTGTAGGATTATTATCTGCTGGTATTGCGCACGAATTTAATAATGTTTTGGCCATAATACGCACTTTAGCGGAACATGCTAGGAATAAAAAAGACTATGAAAACATAGAAAAGGTCTTATCTAATATTATTGAATCTTCAGATAAGGGTGCGGCAGTTGTTAGGAATTTATTGAATTTTTCTGCCAGTATTAAGCTGAAAAAAACTTTTCAAGATATGACAAAGGTAATGGATTCGATTTTATCTATTGTAAGTATGGACCTTCAAAGATCGAATATTGAGGTTGTAAAAAAATATACCAAAATTCCTAAAACCTTTATTGATGAGGGTCAGATTCAGCAGGTATTTTTAAATATTATATTGAATGCGAAAGAAGCCATGGAAAAAAGCGGTGGTGTGTTAGAAATTAGAATTTATAAAGAGGAATCTATGATTTGTATTGATGTTATAAATACGGGAGAGCCGATTAAAAAAGAAATTATAAATAAAATTTATGATCCTTTCTTCTCGACAAAAGAAGGTTTAGTTGAGAAAGACAAGATTGGAGGAACGGGCCTGGGCCTTTCTGTTACATATGGAATAGTCAAGTCTCATGAAGGTAGTATTGTCGTAAAACCCGCTCGGGGTAAAAAGGCTGTTTTTACAGTGAAATTACCAATTGTGAAAAGACGAAGAAAAAAGGTGATTAATCATGAAAAGATTGAAATTACTTGTAATAGATGATGACGATAAAATGTGTAAAATTTTGAGTGATATTTTTACCGATGAAGGATTTCATGTAGAATATGCGCTTGATGGACAGGCTGGCATTAAAGACGTTAATTCATTTAAACCAAACCTTATTTTACTTGATCTTAAAATGCCGGGCATGGATGGTGTTGAAGTCTTGAAGAAAATAAAGGAAATAAATCCTCACATTGGTGTTGTAATACTTACGGGTTGCCCGTCTATGGAAAGTGCGATAAGCACACTAAAGATGAATGCCTTGGATTATACAGAAAAACCTTTTAAAATAGATGATTTAAAGGCTGTCGTAAACAAAGCACTTGAAAAGTTGGGTCTGATAAGGGACCTGCAGACAATGATAAATAGAGAAATTGGTAAAAATATTAAATCGTTTCGGACTGAAAAAAGGATTAGTGTCAAAGAGTTAGCTAATAAGACAGGTTGCGCGCCAAGTCTCATCTCCCAGATTGAAAATGCCAAGAGTGCTGCTTCAATTCTCACGCTGTATAAAATTGCCAGGGCATTAAATGTAACTGTGGATAAGTTGGTAGAAAACGTATAATCCCCCTTCTCCTATTCAGTATATCTCAATTAAATTCAGCATGATAGATTCTAATCTGTTCCCCCAGCTGATTGTTTTTGATAACCTGTGGATAACTTACCAGAATTAAGTATATCTAATTATTATTCAATATAGATAAACTTTTTCTTGACATACTAACATTAATTTGGCAAAGTGTATCTCCACCTTGAAATGTATATTTAAACGATGATGTTTTGATGTTGCGGTAAAATAAAATATGAGTAATTAAAAGTAGTATGACAAAAAAAGAGAAGTATCAACGGGTAAGTCTCAGGTAAGTTTAATGAAAGCCGGATTAATAGCTCTGAATATAGGAAATAGGATCAGATATCTTCGTATTGCAAAACATATGACAATAGGTGAATTAGCGAAAAAGGTAATGGTCTCTCCAAGCTTGATCTCACAGGTTGAAAAAGGAAAGTGTCAATGTTCCGTATTTACACTAAGTAAAATAGTTGATGCATTTGGCGAGAAATTGTCGAATTTTTTAATAAATATTGAAAATAGTAAGTTGTGAATATAAAAAAAGTTTAAACATAAGGAGGATGTATGGCGAAGGCAAAAGCAGTTGTTGTGAAAAAACCGGTTCACAGAGGGATAATGGAAACAATGGATGCTGCCGCGGATGCTGTTAAGGATGCCGCGAAAAGCAACCGAAAAACAGTTACGGGTGTTGTAAAGGCCACGGTAGAAGGTACGTCAAAAGGTATATACGGTGTTTTTTACGGTACGTCATATGGTATTACATTTGTATTGCTCAGTGCGTTTAATTTGATTTCGGATAATCCTGCCGGTAATGGAATTAAGGATGGTGTTGTGGCAGCAACGGTAGATAGAGGTAAAAAGAGTAAAAAGAGCAAAAAGTAATGGGGAAATAAATAAACAAGAGTGTGTATTGAGATAAATTAGAGTGATATGTAGTAGGGCTTTTGCCAAAGTTGGATTTTCTCCGACAAAAAAGCTTTGACGTATTGTATGTCTGTTTCGATCTCTATCTCTATCTCTGGTACATGCGATGTAAAAGGAATATTGATGAAATCCCAAAGAATTAAAAATGTTTTTAAGAAGTCCATGTCATTAACAGAAAAATTAATCCCTTTATTATCGATTATATTTTTCATTTTAGGTATGTGGGGATCGAGAGCGTCGGAAAAATTTGCCTATTTTGTTGATGATTTAATGGCAAATTTTATTGATGGTTATGTCTACATCGCGCCTTTCGTGATATTTTTAATTGTAACCCCCGCGTTTGCAAAGATCCTTAATGAACGGGAGGCAAATGGTAAAGGTTTTGTCAGACATAGTCTTTTATGGTTTGTAAAGCTAAGGTTATTGGCCTGCGTTTTCGCGTGTATTTTTACCGCGCTTGTATTTGGGCTTCCCCTTTACGCTAATCATTCGCTTGGTTTTATTGACTCTGTAATCACAACGTTTAAGTCGATGATGTGGATGTTTACTCACAGTCCGTATTTTTACGCGCTGTATGCTTCAATACTAACTGTTCTTGTCTCAACTAAAGTTACAAAGGTAAGAAACGTAATGGTTAAAGGTAATGATCTAATTGAAAAGGTTGGCCAGGTATTTGTGCCTTTGGTGCCCTTGTTTATGTTAGTTATTGGT
This is a stretch of genomic DNA from Candidatus Ancaeobacter aquaticus. It encodes these proteins:
- a CDS encoding metal ABC transporter substrate-binding protein, which gives rise to MDKGCMMRSIIILLLCMCCTSTVYAKGKLNVLTTTQDLASIARSIGGDKVKVSALCKGYQDPHSLRAKPSYMLKAKKADLFIRVGLELEIGYEDLIIDGSRNRKIRIGTLGHLDTSLGVMLLEAPTTQRVDRSMGDVHPMGNPHYWLDPLNAKIIAANIAVRLSELLPKYKEYFYNNLTDFDKKIDVKMIEWTAELAPYQGEKIAIYHRSWPYFFRRFGLVDVCELEPKPGICPSPGHLAEVIGIMKRDKVKAILMEVFYDEKPADFVANETGAKVIIVPNSVGGTKEAKDYFSLIDTIVNDIASALKGEKTN
- a CDS encoding iron chelate uptake ABC transporter family permease subunit — its product is MDILKLMLAPLAMCLVLTGIHCYLGLHIVSRGVIFVDLALAQIAAFGTAVALLVGFEAATSGSYIISLLFTFVGAGIFSFSRVREKDVPQEAIIGIVYVVFSAAAILILEKAPHGHEVMRTMLIGSVLYTTWPQVMHILGLYLAIGVFHFIMRKKFFLVSMNVDEARRQGLSIPYLDFLFYMTLGFVVTSSVKVAGVLLVFSYLVVPAVCAMLLVKRIIHRLILGWGIGLVVSVLGLYVSCQWDLPTGASIVTTFGVALIVSSLLSFILHIKHKEIV
- a CDS encoding class I SAM-dependent methyltransferase: MKSFLAKICSWCPWCIFERACPHLFRSTFFKKLKKICPFCRAYERERKQRVEENHAVYEKRMKCYKEQGLAVEKVNEFIIHCAGNFSEPILDVGTGRGYFAVALARTGVNLTTIDISKEQQLTAKLNADYFTVLNNIRFLIRKAHYSGFKKNSFNTIFCVNAVHHFGKPYMVIDELVSLLKVNGKMILADMDENGLRIIDRIHATEGKKHKKAGVTINDIEKYLTDMPGIILSRNEEHNEIVLTIEKK
- a CDS encoding PAS domain S-box protein, with translation MRKSEEIYRDILENANDLIQCVDVKGKFVYVNQKWLKTLEYNENEVKKISLMAVIRKDQVPHCIGLLKRICNGETFDNIETVFVSKTGKEIFVEGNVNAHFEDGKFISTRGIFRDITERKRREEELRQSEKFSSSLLDNSPNPLVVINPDTSIRYVNSALESITGFSFEELIGKKTPYPWWTKETLRKTGKDFKRVLGKGALKLEELFQKKNGKRFWVEITSTPVKSAGRFEYYLSNWVDITERKKAKESIRHLKEYSENIVASVLTAIAICRKDLSISLVNKEFYRIFGGDNNVIVGKNLNDILGPEVITKENLLNIALKVFNASQPSNEMELDYIFPKIGRKILNLRIVGISREEEEEEEVLILINDITEKKEMTTKLIHSDKMASVGLLSAGIAHEFNNVLAIIRTLAEHARNKKDYENIEKVLSNIIESSDKGAAVVRNLLNFSASIKLKKTFQDMTKVMDSILSIVSMDLQRSNIEVVKKYTKIPKTFIDEGQIQQVFLNIILNAKEAMEKSGGVLEIRIYKEESMICIDVINTGEPIKKEIINKIYDPFFSTKEGLVEKDKIGGTGLGLSVTYGIVKSHEGSIVVKPARGKKAVFTVKLPIVKRRRKKVINHEKIEITCNR
- a CDS encoding response regulator, encoding MKRLKLLVIDDDDKMCKILSDIFTDEGFHVEYALDGQAGIKDVNSFKPNLILLDLKMPGMDGVEVLKKIKEINPHIGVVILTGCPSMESAISTLKMNALDYTEKPFKIDDLKAVVNKALEKLGLIRDLQTMINREIGKNIKSFRTEKRISVKELANKTGCAPSLISQIENAKSAASILTLYKIARALNVTVDKLVENV
- a CDS encoding helix-turn-helix transcriptional regulator, whose product is MKAGLIALNIGNRIRYLRIAKHMTIGELAKKVMVSPSLISQVEKGKCQCSVFTLSKIVDAFGEKLSNFLINIENSKL